TCGTCCACAGCCACGACCCGATCGAGCACATCACGAGCCGGGTGAAGCGGCCGGAGGCGATCAAGGAAAAGGTCCGCCGCCGGGGCCTCGGCGACGACTGGATCGCCGCCGCGCACGTCCTCGACGACATCGCCGGCATCCGCGTCGTCTGCCCGTTCGTGTCCGACGTCCACGAGGTCGCCCGGATGCTCACCGCGCAGGACGACGTCGAACTGTTGCGCACCAAGGACTACATCGCGCGCCCGAAGGCGAACGGCTACCGCAGCCTGCACCTGATCGTCCGGATCCCGGTGTTCCTGTCCGACCGGGTCGAGAAGGTCAAAGTGGAACTGCAGCTGCGCACCATCGCGATGGACTTCTGGGCCGCCGTCGAACACAAGCTGTCCTACAAGTACGCCGACCGCGTCCCGGACGACTTCGCGGGCGAGCTCGCGGCCGCGGCCCGGACGGCGGCCGACCTCGACGCCCGCATGGCGGCGCTGCACGAACGCATCCGCTGAGTCACGGTGCCAGCGCGTCGAGCAGGATGCCCAGCCCGAACTCGAACTCCGCTTCGTGGTCGCACACCGCGAGGTGGGGCGCCGCTTCGGCGACGGCCGGCAGCCCGGACGCCGAGAGGTCCGCGAGCCGGCCCAGGTCGCCGGTACTGCTGAACGTCGGCGCCGCGTCGACCTCCCGCATCAAGGTGCCGATCAGGAACGCCAGCACCGCGCGCAGCCCGTGCACCGCGCGGTCCGGCGGGTAGCCCGCCGCGAGCAGCGGGCCGAGCACGGCCTCCACCGGCGCGAGCGCGGTCATCGACGCGAGCTGGCGGGTGAGCACGAGCGGCGCCGCGCGCGGGTGGCCGAGCATCGCGGCCCGGAACCCGCGCGCCAGCGCGGACATCGTCTCCCGCAGGCCCGTTCCCGGTGCCGGTGCGGGGATCGCCGCCAGCAGGACCTCGGCGATCCCGTCCAGCAGGGCGTCCTTGCCGTCGACGTGGTTGTACAGGCTCATCGGGTCGACGCCGAGCCGGCGCGCGAGCTTGCGCATGCTGACGGCGGCCAGGCCCTCTTCGTCGACGAGAGCGAGGGCTTCCTTCAGGATCCGCTCCCTCGACAGCCCGCTGTCGGCGCTCTTGGGCGGACGGCCGCGCCGGCCCGTCACGCGGCGAGCACCGCCGGCAGGCTTTCGTAGCCGCGCAGGATCCGCGTTCCCCGGCGACGGCCTCCCGGCAGCACACGCAGGTCCGGGAACCGGTCGAAGATCGTGCGCAACCCGATCTCGCCCTCCATGCGCGCCAGCGAAGCGCCCAGGCAGTGGTGGCGCCCGGCGCCGAACGACACGTGGTCACGCGCGCCGGTCCGGGTGACGTCGAAGACGGCCGGGTCGGCGAAGACCTCCGGGTCGCGGTTCGCGCCGGCCAGCACGGTGGTCACCAGCGCCCCGCGCGGCAGGGGCATCCCGGCGACCTCGGTGGCGCGGGTCGCCAGCCGGCCGGTCAGCAGGACCGGCGGGTCGTACCGCAGGACCTCCTCGACGGCGTTGCCCCACAGCTCCGGCCGCTCGCGCAGCACGGCGAGCTGCCCGGGATCGTTCGCGAGCAGGGCGATCCCGCTGCCCAGGAGGTTGACAGTCGTTTCGAAGCCGGCCGCCAGCACCAGGCCCGCCGTGGACTTCAGCTCCGTCTCGGTGAGGCCGACGCCGCCGTCGCGGGCCGCGACGAGCTTGCTGAACAGGTCCTTGCCGGGGTGCCGGCGCAGGTGGTCGAGGTGCTCGCCGAGCCAGGTGTCGAACTCGCCCAGCGCGGTCTCGACGTCGCGGAACGTGCGCCAGCCCAGGCCGAGGTCGAGGCTGGGCGCCGCGGCCGCGCCCAGCGACAGCACCTTGCCGAGGTCTGACGGTGGCACCCCGAGGATCTCGCTGATGACCGTCACCGGGAGCAGGCCGCAGTAGGACTCGACGAGGTCGAGCGGGCGGCTCGGGTCGAGCGCGTCGAGCAGGCCGTCGGCGATCTCCTGGACCCGGCCGCGCAGCTGCTCGACCGCGCGCACGGTGAACACGCCGGTGACCAGCTTGCGGTAGCGGGTGTGCTCCGGCGGGTTGACGGCGAGCAGCGACGGCGGCCGCACCGGGTGCAGGTGCTCGCCGGCCGACCACTCGACCAGGCGGCCGAGCGCCGAGCCGTCGGAGCCGATGACACCGACGCGGAAGTCTTCGCTGGACAGCACTTCCCGGACCGCGGCGTGGGTGGTGGTCATCCAGCCGAAGCGGGTGCGG
This genomic window from Amycolatopsis mongoliensis contains:
- a CDS encoding GTP pyrophosphokinase, giving the protein MTTDPAAEDLREAADALAVAGQLPRFLLMYKFAIEELMTKLRILSEEFDFVHSHDPIEHITSRVKRPEAIKEKVRRRGLGDDWIAAAHVLDDIAGIRVVCPFVSDVHEVARMLTAQDDVELLRTKDYIARPKANGYRSLHLIVRIPVFLSDRVEKVKVELQLRTIAMDFWAAVEHKLSYKYADRVPDDFAGELAAAARTAADLDARMAALHERIR
- a CDS encoding TetR/AcrR family transcriptional regulator C-terminal domain-containing protein, yielding MTGRRGRPPKSADSGLSRERILKEALALVDEEGLAAVSMRKLARRLGVDPMSLYNHVDGKDALLDGIAEVLLAAIPAPAPGTGLRETMSALARGFRAAMLGHPRAAPLVLTRQLASMTALAPVEAVLGPLLAAGYPPDRAVHGLRAVLAFLIGTLMREVDAAPTFSSTGDLGRLADLSASGLPAVAEAAPHLAVCDHEAEFEFGLGILLDALAP
- a CDS encoding cytochrome P450, with protein sequence MEGDVVLEGTLARAKPVIRWGLGHALPRTVLRREARRGDLQGRMVVAAADGRDLTGLFEEIRAAGPLARTRFGWMTTTHAAVREVLSSEDFRVGVIGSDGSALGRLVEWSAGEHLHPVRPPSLLAVNPPEHTRYRKLVTGVFTVRAVEQLRGRVQEIADGLLDALDPSRPLDLVESYCGLLPVTVISEILGVPPSDLGKVLSLGAAAAPSLDLGLGWRTFRDVETALGEFDTWLGEHLDHLRRHPGKDLFSKLVAARDGGVGLTETELKSTAGLVLAAGFETTVNLLGSGIALLANDPGQLAVLRERPELWGNAVEEVLRYDPPVLLTGRLATRATEVAGMPLPRGALVTTVLAGANRDPEVFADPAVFDVTRTGARDHVSFGAGRHHCLGASLARMEGEIGLRTIFDRFPDLRVLPGGRRRGTRILRGYESLPAVLAA